One region of Armigeres subalbatus isolate Guangzhou_Male chromosome 3, GZ_Asu_2, whole genome shotgun sequence genomic DNA includes:
- the LOC134221013 gene encoding calumenin, whose protein sequence is MFLLVLGSTICLLLNCAVSAIPKPEEKRVLDHEIINHVQHFQNDEHNKQYDHEAFLGEDAKTFDQLEPEESRRRLGIIVDKIDTDKDNFVNLAELKAWIQYTQRRYIDDDVNRQWKQHNTNGSDQIHWDTYRKNVYGFLDEMDPKDLEQGDEHFSYKSMLTRDRRRWSVADRDGDDSMTKEEFTDFLHPEESPYMRDIVVQETIEDIDKDHDGKVSVEEYIGDMYRGSEDNEDEPEWVKHERETFTNFRDKDKDGFMNNQEVKDWIIPADFDHAEAEARHLIYEADSDADEKLTKDEIIEKYDLFVGSQATDFGEALTRHDEF, encoded by the exons ATGTTCCTGTTGGTACTAGGCTCAACTATTTGTCTGCTTTTGAACTGCGCCGTATCGGCGATACCGAAGCCGGAAGAGAAACGTGTCCTCGATCATGAGATCATCAACCATGTGCAGCACTTTCAGAACGACGAACACAACAAGCAGTACGACCATGAGGCGTTTCTAGGAGAAGACGCGAAAACGTTCGACCAGCTGGAACCAGAGGAAAGTCGACGAAGATTAGG AATTATAGTGGATAAGATTGACACTGACAAAGATAACTTCGTTAATTTAGCTGAGCTCAAAGCGTGGATTCAGTATACACAGAGACGGTATATCGACGATGATGTAAACCGACAATGGAAGCAACACAATACGAATGGCAGCGATCAAATCCACTGGGATACCTACCGGAAAAACGTATACGGTTTTCTGGATGAAATGGATCCCAAGGATCTCGAGCAAGGTGATGAACATTTTTCGTACAAATCCATGTTGACGAGAGACCGACGGCGGTGGAGTGTAGCAGATCGGGATGGTGATGATTCCATGACAAAGGAGGAGTTCACTGACTTCTTACATCCTGAAGAAAGTCCCTATATGAGAGATATTGTCGTTCAAGAAACTATCGAGGATATCGATAAGGACCACGATGGAAAAGTTTCAGTGGAGGAGTACATTGGTGACATGTATCGCGGCTCGGAAGACAACGAAGACGAACCAGAATGGGTGAAACACGAGCGTGAGACCTTCACCAACTTCCg CGACAAAGATAAGGATGGTTTCATGAATAATCAGGAAGTCAAAGATTGGATCATTCCTGCGGATTTCGACCATGCTGAAGCAGAAGCACGCCATTTGATTTACGAAGCCGATTCTGATGCCGACGAGAAACTAACCAAAGATGAAATCATTGAAAAATACGATTTGTTCGTTGGATCGCAAGCAACCGATTTTGGAGAGGCTTTGACACGCCATGATGAGTTCTAA